The Acidobacteriota bacterium sequence CTGCTGCAATCATAGAGATGGCTGCAAGGCATCCACTCAAATAGGACTTTTCAACTTTATTTAAAAATTGGGTTGATTTTCGCTTTACTTTCGCTTATATTATCGGCAGGTAGGAGATAACCGTTTGGGAGGAGAAAATGATACTCACAAAGAGACAGAAAGAGGCTCTGGACTTCATAAAAGGGTTCATCGAATCAAAAGGATATGCCCCCAGCCTCAAGGAAATAGGGAGAGGACTCAGGCTTTCCTCTGTGGCAACCGTTCATAAGCATGTCTCCCACCTGGTTAAGAAGGGGTTAGTGAAGAGGAAGTGGAATCAGAACAGGAGCATCGAGATCCTTCCGGAAAAGGTCATGAGGATGAGTGCCGAGATCCCGCTCCTGGGGATGGTTGCTGCAGGAAAACCGATAGAGGCTGTACTGCAGGAAGAGTTCATAGAGATACCACCGGGGATGGTCAAGTCAGGGAAAAGCTATGTCCTAAGAGTCAAAGGGAACTCTATGATAGACGAGCAGATACGGGACGGGGATTATGTGATTGTCGAGGAGAGGAGTGTCGCAGAGAACGGGGAGACCGTCGTCGCCCTCCTTGAGAACGGAGAGGTGACGCTGAAAAAGTTTTACAAGGAGAAGGACCAAGTAAGGCTGCAACCTGCAAATCCAGAGATAGCGCCGATCTTTGTGAAGAAGGGGGACATGAGGATTCAGGGTGTAGTCATCGGCATTCTCCGCAAGTATTGAAGCAATATGAACAGGTGGATCGCACATATCGACCTTGATGCTTTCTTCGTCTCGGTGGAGGTGGTCTTGAACCCTTCCCTTAAGGGGAAGGCCGTAATCGTGGGTGGAGACCCTGATGTTGGAAGAGGCGTGGTCGCTGCTGCATCGTACCAGGCAAGGAAATTCGGGATTCACTCCGCCATGCCTATCTCGAGAGCAAAGAGACTCTGCCCCCATGCCATATTTCTGCGGGGAAACCATAAACTTTATTCAAGGGCGTCCGAGGCGGTTTTCAGGATTGTCGGGAACTATACCCCTTTCCTCGAGGTCGTCTCCATAGATGAAGCTTACCTCGATCTTTCAGGATTCGAGAGGCTTTACGGGCATCCCCTGAAAGCCCTCGAAAGGATGAAACTTGAAGTCAAAGAAAAACTCCATCTGACCATGTCGGCGGGGCTCGCGTCAAACAGACTCCTCGCCAAGGTCGCCTCGGCAGAGGCAAAGCCTGACGGGATTATCTGCATCTTGCCAGGATACGAGGAGTCCTTCCTGGCGCCACTTCCGATTGAGAAACTTCCCGGCGTCGGCGAGAAGATGAAAGAGAGACTCAACCTCATCGGGGTGAAGAAGGTGCGAGACATCGTTGTCATAGGGGAAGAGCTGATGGAGACAATCTTCGGAGAGACGGGGGTTTCTCTCTACTGGAGGGCCAGAGGGAAGGGAGATGACAGGATTGATATGGATGACTCAATGCCTAAATCTGTGGGGCACGAGACGACCTTCGACGAGGACAGCAATGACGTTGATTTCCTTGAGAACAACATCTACTATCTCGCGGAGAAGGTCGGTCGGCGATTGAGAAAGAAGGGGCTGAGAGGATACACCATCACCCTCAAGCTAAGGTATTCGGACTTCGTGACGCTCACAAGGTCGCAGACCATCCCGGAAGCCACCAACTTCGACGCCGCAATCTTTCAGGTGGCGAGTGCGCTTTTCAGGAAAGGGTACACGAGAAGAATGAAGGTGAGGCTCCTTGGCGTCTCTGTTTGCAATATCACCTCGAATCCATGGCAGCTCGGACTCTTCACCCCAGCCTTCCAGTTGAAACTGAAGGACCTTTACAGAGGCATCGATCAAGTGAGAGAGAAGTACGGGTTCGATTCTCTCTCGTGTGGACGCTCCAACTTTCTCCGCGTTATCGGACATTGATCTTTTTATATTGTCAGTTAAGCTAACACCAATTGAGCTCTAAAAACTTGATTGTATGGTGCATCAACTCCCGCATCTCAGCAAGAAATTTCTCTTCTTTTATGATCCCATCAATATTTAACTAAATTCAATCTGTTTGTTCTTCGATCACGCTACCTTGTCATGTTTCCGAGATGCATCTGCTACAACTGAACACAGCCCTCCAATAAAGATGCACAAAACACCTGTGCAACCATAAATTGTGCTGACGATCGGTGATGTGCCTGTCCATTTTCCGAATATGGAAGCGAGGATCAGAGCCACACCAACCATAATCGGAGCTCTAAGCCAAATGAACATTTCTATTTTACTCATTTGAAGCCCTCCATATTATTTCTGTCCGATAACTTTGCCGGAGAGTATGCGCAGCTTACCCCAGGCCACCTCAAACCTGCGTTATGAACACCTCATCATGAAGCCGCTGCTTTATCTCTTCCGGTGATGCACACTCAAAAAATAGTTCTAAAGCCTCCTGAAGATTGTTGCGAGCTTGCTCAATAGTTTCTCCTTGGCTCTATATCCAACTCAGGCATAATGAGATATATCCATTGCCTTCACGTTCAATTATTGCAGTAAGTTTCATTGCCGACCCCTTTATTCATGCATT is a genomic window containing:
- the dinB gene encoding DNA polymerase IV; this encodes MNRWIAHIDLDAFFVSVEVVLNPSLKGKAVIVGGDPDVGRGVVAAASYQARKFGIHSAMPISRAKRLCPHAIFLRGNHKLYSRASEAVFRIVGNYTPFLEVVSIDEAYLDLSGFERLYGHPLKALERMKLEVKEKLHLTMSAGLASNRLLAKVASAEAKPDGIICILPGYEESFLAPLPIEKLPGVGEKMKERLNLIGVKKVRDIVVIGEELMETIFGETGVSLYWRARGKGDDRIDMDDSMPKSVGHETTFDEDSNDVDFLENNIYYLAEKVGRRLRKKGLRGYTITLKLRYSDFVTLTRSQTIPEATNFDAAIFQVASALFRKGYTRRMKVRLLGVSVCNITSNPWQLGLFTPAFQLKLKDLYRGIDQVREKYGFDSLSCGRSNFLRVIGH
- the lexA gene encoding transcriptional repressor LexA, with the translated sequence MILTKRQKEALDFIKGFIESKGYAPSLKEIGRGLRLSSVATVHKHVSHLVKKGLVKRKWNQNRSIEILPEKVMRMSAEIPLLGMVAAGKPIEAVLQEEFIEIPPGMVKSGKSYVLRVKGNSMIDEQIRDGDYVIVEERSVAENGETVVALLENGEVTLKKFYKEKDQVRLQPANPEIAPIFVKKGDMRIQGVVIGILRKY